The Candidatus Methylomirabilota bacterium genome includes a region encoding these proteins:
- a CDS encoding branched-chain amino acid ABC transporter permease, producing the protein MSSIFGVPTQALFGQLLIGLINGSFYALLSLGLSVIFGLLNIINFAHGALYMMGAFVAYFLLQWAGLGYWWALLVSPIVVGLLGVVLERTMLKRLYHLDHLYGLLLTFGLALIIQGLFRNEFGSSGLPYAMPVQLAGGRSLGFMFLPNYRAWVIVFSLGTCLATWYVIERTKLGSYLRAATENPALVQAFGINVPRMITLTYGFGVALAALAGVLAAPIYQVNPLMGADLIIVVFAVVVIGGLGSIMGSILTGFALGIVEGLTKVFYPEASNTVIFVIMALVLLVKPTGLFGREK; encoded by the coding sequence ATGAGCAGCATCTTCGGCGTCCCGACCCAGGCCCTGTTCGGCCAGCTCTTGATCGGCCTGATCAACGGCTCCTTCTATGCCCTCCTGAGCCTCGGGCTGTCCGTCATCTTCGGACTGCTCAACATCATCAACTTCGCCCACGGCGCCCTGTACATGATGGGCGCCTTCGTGGCGTACTTCCTCCTGCAGTGGGCGGGGCTCGGCTACTGGTGGGCCCTCCTCGTCTCGCCGATCGTGGTCGGGCTCCTCGGCGTCGTGCTGGAGCGGACCATGCTCAAGCGCCTCTACCATCTCGATCACCTCTACGGGCTCCTCCTGACCTTCGGGCTCGCCCTCATCATCCAGGGACTCTTTCGTAACGAATTCGGATCCTCGGGACTGCCGTACGCCATGCCAGTGCAGCTCGCGGGGGGGCGCAGCCTGGGCTTCATGTTCCTGCCGAACTACCGGGCCTGGGTCATCGTCTTCTCGCTCGGGACGTGCCTGGCCACCTGGTACGTGATCGAGCGGACCAAGCTCGGCTCCTATCTGCGCGCGGCCACCGAGAACCCGGCGCTCGTCCAGGCCTTTGGCATCAATGTGCCGCGGATGATCACCCTCACGTACGGATTCGGAGTGGCCCTGGCCGCTCTGGCCGGAGTGCTGGCCGCACCTATTTATCAGGTGAACCCGCTCATGGGCGCCGATCTCATCATCGTGGTCTTCGCGGTGGTGGTGATCGGGGGCCTGGGCTCGATCATGGGCTCGATCCTGACCGGCTTCGCCCTCGGAATCGTCGAGGGACTCACCAAGGTCTTCTATCCCGAGGCCTCGAACACGGTCATCTTCGTGATCATGGCGCTGGTCCTGCTCG